From the Kitasatospora atroaurantiaca genome, the window TTCTCGTATTTCACGAGATTGCGGTAGGACCAGGGGACGGTCTCCTCCTGGGTGATGTACGAGTCACCGCAGATCGTCCGGACCGGGCTGTGGTTCTCGACTTTCTGGGCCGTTCTTGCCGCCGCGTCGTCGAGGCAGCTGTCGAGCAGCCCCGCACAGTCCTCCCAACTCGTGACCCCGGCGTTCAGATAGGCGATCTCGGGACCCTGGGCCCGCTGGGTCCGGTCGAGGCCGAAAAGGTTCGACGGGTTTCCCTGGGGTGTCCGGAGCAGGTTATGAGCCACGCCTGCTTCACGGGAGTAGAAGCCGATCTGGGTGCCTTCCGGGTTCTTCGTGAAGAACGCCCATACCTGCGGCGTCACGGTATTGAAGTACGCCCTGGCGCCTTTGGAATGACGGCTGCTCAGAGCATTGCTCGGAATGGTGTAGAAGAGCGACATGGCGAGGTAGGAGAAGATCGTAAGACAGGCGACCGAGAACACGATCAGCTGTCGCCGCCGGACTCCCGGAGATGAACTGGTCGACATTGAACAGGTTTCCCTCTGCCCTCGAAGGAGGGCGACAGAGCGGCCGACGGGCCGGCCTGCCACGCCGCGGACGGGGCAGGCCGGCCCGTCAGGAATTGATTCCCGAGGTTTGGCCGGGTCAGAGGGCGGCTGCGACCGCCGCCACCATGTCGTTCTGGTCGAGCTTGTTCGGCTGCTGCAGGTCGAACCCGTAGCTGGCCGCTGCGGGGACGATCACGACGACCACCACGGCCTCCGCCCCCACCGCCACGTTCGTGCCGGCCGCCACATTGATTCCGGCCGCGACATTGGCGACCGTGACGATGTTCGCCTTCGTCCAGACCCAGCCGTTGGGTCGGACGATGGCGTTGCTGTTGAGCGTGTCGGGGTTGCTCTCCTGGGCGATGACCTGCTTGAGGTCGCCGTTCAGACGCTCCATGCCGGCCTGGACCAGGAACGGGTCCTTGGACTGGACGGGAACGGTCACCTTGGTCCGGAACGCCGGGTCGACCGAGTGGAGCTTGTTCATCAGGTAGTCCAGCTGCTCGCCGGTCACCGACGTGTCGCCGCGCCGGTCCCTGATCTGCTGAGCCAGCGCGGGGTGCGCCGCCGCAGCCTTGCCCTGCCCGAAGACGAGGAAGCTGACGACATCACCGTCGGAGTACGCCCCGCCGCCGGCCGACGCCGACGAGACCGGAGCGACGGTGTCCCCCGAGGGAGCCTGCGCCGCAGCGGTCCCGGCAATTCCGACGATCATGGTGGCGGCGAGAGCCGAACCGACCAGCGCTCGGGTCCTGGAAATCTTCATGGAACCAACTTTCATCTGACCGACTTTCCCGGCTGACGGCACGGAAAAGACGCCCGGATATTTCCGGGCGGTTTGAAAAAGCCATGAAAACGCCATGGAGAAGAACCGGGGCAATAGGAAACCGGCATGGTCCGGCTGCTCTGCGCATCGCCGGAACCCGCATCAACCCCCGTTGGCCTCGTCCCCGTTCTCAAGGCGTTATCGATAGTAGGCAGGGCGCCGCGCGAAGGTCAACGCCCGCATCTCGAGTACGGAAAAGCGCCCCGGCGGGCTGACGTGATCAGCCGGCCGAGGCGCTTTCGGGTGGTGCCGTCAAACGGTGGTGATGCGGAAACTACTGCCGTTCCGAACGCCCAGAGTGGCCTTCAGGCGGGTTTCCGGGGCAGTGCCCGCCACGGAGAATTCCAGGCGCCCCTCGCCGAGGCGGGCGTTCCGCTGCCCGCGGTAACGGAAGTACACGCGGATCTGATGCGGCCCGGTGTCGACGGCAAGCTCTGTGGTGCCCCACGCCGCCGGGGTCTCCGCGCCGTCGATATCGACCAGCGGAGTGGTGAAAAGGCGGTGGAAGGGCAGGGCGATCAGAGAGGGCTGGATATCGATGACGAGTTTCTTCATATGTCCGACACGTCCTTCTCGCGGGTTCAGGATCCGAGCACGGATTCGGGCCGGAAGCCGCGTGCGACGCCGACCAGGCTGGCCACGGCGATCAGCGCGGTGGCTCCGCCCGCGATGAGCAGCAGCCTGACGGCGCCGAGATCGACCGAGCCCAGCGCGAGCGCCAGCAGTGCGCCGAATCCCGGCAGCATGGCGACGATGTTCCCCAGGCCTCCCCCGCTTCCGGCCAGGCCGCTGCGGCCCGGCTGGGAGAGACGCGGGAAGAGCAGGTTGACCAGCAGGGCGAGACTGGCACCGGCCCATGCCGACATCAGCGGCAACCCGAGGGCCAGCGCCCAGTACCCGGCGTCGAGCGTGAGACTGTCGTGGTGGACCAGTACCGAGGTCCCCACGGCGATGACGCCCAGACAGCTCATCACCGCCCACTGACCGGTGGTGATGACGACGGCGAAACCGAGCAGCCCGCCGGCAATTCCGCCCGGCGTGTACGGGGCTGCCAGCAGCGACTCCAGCGCGCCCTGCCCTGCCTCGGCGCCGACCACGTTCCGCACCGCCATCGCCGCGGCGGCCGTGCTGTACAGGGCCACCAGTCCGGGCATCAGCATGAGCAGCAGTCCGGCTGCGACCGAGTCGGTGCTCGCGCCGTAGCGAAGGCCGAAGGCCGCGCTGCTGTCCGCTCCGTTCATGGTGCTGTCGTCGGAGAGCATCGGCAGCACGACCACGACCGTCACCGTCAGGGTGAACGGGACGAAGATGGTGAGCAGGTAGCGCAGTTGCTCCCGCCGCATGCGCCAGAGCAGTGCCCACATGAGGACGCCGGCCCGCGGCGCACTCGACTTCTGATCACTCTGCGACACTGTCGGCACCCTCACTCTGGAGCTGCTGGTAGACGTCCTCCAGCGGATTTCGGACGGGCGCAACCTCGTGCACACCGATTCCGGAGCCGATCAGCCGGGCCACCAGGGACCGGGCCTCGCCCTCGTCGGACACCTCGATCACGACGTGACCGGTACGCGACTGCTCCCACCGGTAGCCCAGCTCGGCGAGCGCCCCGGGTATGTCACCTGATCCGCGTAACTGCAGGCGGTACGCACTGCCCATCAGGGAGGCCCGCAGCGCTGCCGGTTCACCCCGGCCGACGATCCGGCCGCCATGGAGGACGGTCACATCGTCGGCGAGCCGGCTCGCATCGGCCAGGGCGTGCGTCGACGCGACGATGGTGTGTCCCGCATCGGCCAGCGCCCGCAGGTGGTCGGACAACTGCGCTGCCGTCCCCGGGTCGACACCGGACATCGGCTCGTCGAGGAGGAGGATCGGCGGCCTGTTGAGGAACGCCTTCGCCAGGCTGACCCGTTGGCTCTGCCCGCGGCTGAGGGTCTCCGTGCGCTGGTCGGCGAATCCCGTGAGACCGAGCAGACCGAGGACGTCGGCGATGCGTGCTTCCGCCGTCCCGGACGACATGCCGAGTACCCGGGCCCAGTACCGCAGGTTGTCCACGACGCTCAACCGGGGTGCCAGGGCGGAGCGATGGGTCGCCATACCGATGAGGGCCTTGGCATCCACGGCGGAGTGCGGATCCCTTCCGTCGATTCTGACGACTCCGCTCATCGGCGCCAGAATGCCGGCGAGCACTCGGAATGTGGTCGTCTTACCCGCGCCGTTGGGCCCGAGCAGGATATGGATCCCTGCGTCGTACTCGAGGTTGATATCGCGCACGACCAACTTACCCCGGTAACCGGCGCAGACATTCTCGACAGTCAGTTTGGCCATTGATCCAACGTAGCATCGCGGTCTTTGTGACGATACGTCAGGCTTGCTCGAACAGCCCGCCGCTCAAGGGCTGTTCGAGCCATCGGGAGCACGGTGGGCAGCCCGGCGCCGCCCCTCCACCACCGCGGCGAACCGAAGCCAGTTCTGGGCATGGCCGCGAGCCACCTGTGCCACGGCCTCGGCGCAGTGCGCCGGGACGGCTCCGGCCCATCGTTCCCACCCTTCCGCGGCGGCCGGGTGGGCGCTCAGCAGGCGGAGGAGCGTGCGGCCCACCTCGGTGAAGCGCAGGGAGGGGTCCCGCCTCAGACTCTGCAGGACGGCGCTCAGATCCGTCGAGGGCGGTTCGGGAAGGACGCGGTCGGCACTGCGCGCCGTCACGGCCGCCCCGGCGGCAGACCGCTTGGCCTCCCGCTCACGAAGCTTCGGCGGGACCAGGTCGTCCCCCCGGCGCATCCGCTCGCGGACATCTCTGACGGTGGCCAGCGCGACGCCCGCCGCCGCCGCGATCTCCCGCAGCGAGGAGTCGGGCTTTTCGGCCATCAACCTGCCTGCGAGCCTGCGCCCTTCGGCGGAGTTGAGCGGGCGCATCCGTCCGTCTCGGCCCATCCTCGCGTTCAACTGCGCATCGTCGTCGGTTGAACGGCTGCGGACGGACGCCACGGTGCGGGCGGCGAGGCCGGTGGCCGAGGCGACCAACCGGTCCGACCACTGCGGATGGGAGTGGATGATCCGGGCGGCAGCGGCGACCCGGTCCGGAAGGGACAGCGGGAGGCCGTGGGTGGCGTTCAGCTTGACGGCGAGAACGAAGGCATCGGCCTCCTCCCCCTCGAAGAAGCGGACCGCGATCTGATTCTCACCGCGGAGCTCCGCGGCCCGCAGACGGTGCATGCCGTCGACGACCCGCATCGTCGGCCGGTGCACCGTGATCGGCGGCAGCGGGGCGTCCAGCTCCGCCAGCCCTCGCACGTGGTGGAGGTTCTCGCCGTCCACACGCGGTGAGTCCGAGGGCGACAACGAGCTGATGGGGACCATCACCGCCGCCCGTTCCTCCTGCTCGGCGCCGGGCCGGCCAACGGCCGGTAACCGTCGGGGCCCGTCGGCCGCCGGTGTGGGAACCGGGCTGTAGGCCAACACCTCGGACATGGTGCTCCTCCGTGAGCAAGCAGGGATCGCGCGGCCCCGTCGTGGGTGATTCCGGGGCCCGTACGGCCGACTCATGATTGACCGTCTGTCAGGTTCATCAAACATGAGTCGAACACGTCCTCGCCACCTCGGTCGACCGATTCGCGTACTTGGCGCTAGATTGACCGCCCGGACACGTGGAGGTGTGACCTTGACCGATCCCGACGCCCCGGCCGGACACGCCCTGGCCGACAAGCTGAACCACCTCTTCGAAACGGTGATTCCAGCAGGCCGCGGCCCGTACAACACCGAAGAGGTGGCTCGCGAGATCAGCGCGGGTGGCGTGCCGATCTCCGGGAGCTACATCTGGCTGCTGCGCAGAGGGCAGCGGGACAACCCCACACTTCGGCACGTGGAGGGGATCGCGAAGTTCTTCGGCGTACCCGCGGCGTACTTCTTCGACGACCAGGTGGCCGAGGACGTCGACGCCCAACTCGGCCTGCTCGTGGCGCTCCGGGACACGCAGGTGCAACGCGTCGCACTCCGGGCGGCGGGCCTGTCGGCCAGAAGCCTCCGTTCGATCACCGAAGTGATCGAACGGGTACGCGAACTGGAAGGCCTGCCCCCCGATGCTCCGCAGACGGACGACGGACCGACGCCTGTCCGGATGAATTGATACAGTCCTCTCGTATGACGCCAGGTCAGCTGTGCGGACATCGGAAGAGCTGAGGAGAGACGGCCAGTGAATCTGCGGCGGCTGCAGTCGCGCTGCGAATCACTGGTCCGTCAACTGGACATTCCGAGCCCGTTCGACGTGCGCGAACTCTGCGAGCGAGCGGCCCGGCGCTCAGGTCGGCCGATCCACCTGGAGCCGATGTCCCTTCCCGCCGAAGGCCCCTGCGGACTCTGGGTCGCCACACCGCGGCTCGACTTCATCTTCTACGAACGCAGGACCAGCCGGCTTCACCAGGAGCACATCATCGCCCACGAGTTGGGACACCTTCTCTGCGACCACCAGACGCAGAAGGCCGTGGACGAGGACATCCCGCACGTGCTGCTGCCCGAGCTCGACCCGGAGATGGTCAGGCGTGTGCTGCGAAGAACCCACTACAGCGCCGCTGAGGAACAGGAGGCGGAGATGATCGCCTCGCTGATCCTTCAGCAGGCCAACCACCGGCCGGCCGACCCGGCTTGGACGGCCCAGGCAGGGACGGCAGACCTCGTCCACCGCCTCGAACGCTCGCTGCGGCAGTCACC encodes:
- a CDS encoding ParB/RepB/Spo0J family partition protein, with product MSEVLAYSPVPTPAADGPRRLPAVGRPGAEQEERAAVMVPISSLSPSDSPRVDGENLHHVRGLAELDAPLPPITVHRPTMRVVDGMHRLRAAELRGENQIAVRFFEGEEADAFVLAVKLNATHGLPLSLPDRVAAAARIIHSHPQWSDRLVASATGLAARTVASVRSRSTDDDAQLNARMGRDGRMRPLNSAEGRRLAGRLMAEKPDSSLREIAAAAGVALATVRDVRERMRRGDDLVPPKLREREAKRSAAGAAVTARSADRVLPEPPSTDLSAVLQSLRRDPSLRFTEVGRTLLRLLSAHPAAAEGWERWAGAVPAHCAEAVAQVARGHAQNWLRFAAVVEGRRRAAHRAPDGSNSP
- a CDS encoding helix-turn-helix domain-containing protein; amino-acid sequence: MTLTDPDAPAGHALADKLNHLFETVIPAGRGPYNTEEVAREISAGGVPISGSYIWLLRRGQRDNPTLRHVEGIAKFFGVPAAYFFDDQVAEDVDAQLGLLVALRDTQVQRVALRAAGLSARSLRSITEVIERVRELEGLPPDAPQTDDGPTPVRMN
- a CDS encoding ImmA/IrrE family metallo-endopeptidase — encoded protein: MNLRRLQSRCESLVRQLDIPSPFDVRELCERAARRSGRPIHLEPMSLPAEGPCGLWVATPRLDFIFYERRTSRLHQEHIIAHELGHLLCDHQTQKAVDEDIPHVLLPELDPEMVRRVLRRTHYSAAEEQEAEMIASLILQQANHRPADPAWTAQAGTADLVHRLERSLRQSP
- a CDS encoding sporulation delaying protein family toxin is translated as MKISRTRALVGSALAATMIVGIAGTAAAQAPSGDTVAPVSSASAGGGAYSDGDVVSFLVFGQGKAAAAHPALAQQIRDRRGDTSVTGEQLDYLMNKLHSVDPAFRTKVTVPVQSKDPFLVQAGMERLNGDLKQVIAQESNPDTLNSNAIVRPNGWVWTKANIVTVANVAAGINVAAGTNVAVGAEAVVVVVIVPAAASYGFDLQQPNKLDQNDMVAAVAAAL
- a CDS encoding SdpA family antimicrobial peptide system protein — encoded protein: MSTSSSPGVRRRQLIVFSVACLTIFSYLAMSLFYTIPSNALSSRHSKGARAYFNTVTPQVWAFFTKNPEGTQIGFYSREAGVAHNLLRTPQGNPSNLFGLDRTQRAQGPEIAYLNAGVTSWEDCAGLLDSCLDDAAARTAQKVENHSPVRTICGDSYITQEETVPWSYRNLVKYEKRVVRIAHLDVICA
- a CDS encoding ABC transporter ATP-binding protein, which encodes MAKLTVENVCAGYRGKLVVRDINLEYDAGIHILLGPNGAGKTTTFRVLAGILAPMSGVVRIDGRDPHSAVDAKALIGMATHRSALAPRLSVVDNLRYWARVLGMSSGTAEARIADVLGLLGLTGFADQRTETLSRGQSQRVSLAKAFLNRPPILLLDEPMSGVDPGTAAQLSDHLRALADAGHTIVASTHALADASRLADDVTVLHGGRIVGRGEPAALRASLMGSAYRLQLRGSGDIPGALAELGYRWEQSRTGHVVIEVSDEGEARSLVARLIGSGIGVHEVAPVRNPLEDVYQQLQSEGADSVAE